The Lolium rigidum isolate FL_2022 chromosome 1, APGP_CSIRO_Lrig_0.1, whole genome shotgun sequence region AATCTACTAATAGGTTACTTGTTCCTGGGCACTACAGCTTCCATTTTGATGATGAACATTTACTTACACTGTTTGATGATCAGAAGGATATCTCTTTTATCTATTGGCCAAACCCTTATATTAACATCTGGAGAAAACAAAGGAACTCGTTTAATACCACCACAGTTGGGGTGCTTGATAGCCGGGGGTATTTCCTCGGAAGTGATAATTTAACTTTTAAGGCTACTGACTGGGGTCTCGGGGTTATGAGGAGGCTAACATTGGATTATGATGGAAACCTTAGATTATACAGTCTAAATAAGCCAACTGGAAGATGGTCGGTCACATGGATGGCATTTCAGCAGACCTGCTTTGTACGAGGTTTGTGTGGTATGAATGGAATATGTGTGTATACCCCTAGGCCTTCTTGTGCATGTGCCCCTGGACATGAGATCATCGACCCAAGTGACCGAAGCAAAGGTTGCAAGCCGAAGTTCAACCTCAGTTGTGATGGGCAGGGGCAGGGGGTGAATTTTTTGAAGCTACCTTCCACGGACTTCCTAGGTTATGATCGTAAAATTGAGTtagtttctcttcatgcttgcaaAATGATATGCTTGACTGACTGCACGTGCAAAGGTTTCTCCTACTGGCAAGGAGATGGAAGCTGCTATCCAAAATCATCCCTTGTTGGTGGTGTAACCAACCCGGTATTACCTGGTTCCATCTATCTCAAGCTACCCAAGAAATTACAAGTATCAGAGTCCTCAATTCCTCACTCACAGCCCTATGGTCCTCGATATGGTCCTAACTGTAGTGTAAGTAACAAATATTTCACTACAGAATTTCTGGATAAGCGTAGGAACAACCATAGTGGACCACAGTATTTGTACTTCTATGGATTCTTATCAGCAATATTTTGTATGGAGGTAATATTTGTGGCATTAGGATGCTGGTTTATTTTGAGAAGGGAGGGCAAGCAGTTAACAGGAGTTTGGCCAGCTGAGGTTGGCTATGAAATGATAACAAACCATTTCCGCAGATACACTTACACGGAGTTGCAGAAAGCCACTCGAAAGTTCAAGGATGAGATTGGGAGAGGGGCATATGGTCTTGTATACAAGGGGGTCTTGAAAGACAAGAGGGCAGTAGCCGTGAAAAGGCTGGCAGACATAAACCAAGGTGAAGAAGAATTCCAGCATGAACTGAGTGTGATCGGAAGGATTTACCATATGAATCTGGTGAGGGTTTGGGGATTTTGTTCTGATGGTTCACACAGGATATTGGTATTAGAGTACGTTGAGAATAGTTCATTGGATAAAGCTCTATTCAGTACCGAGGGCTCACATATTTTACTTGAATGGAACGAAAGATTTAAGATAGCTCTAGGGGTTGCAAAAGGATTGGCCTATCTTCATCACGAGTGCTTGGAGTGGGTTATCCACTGTGACCTGAAGCCTGAGAATATACTATTGGATGAGAATTTGGAGCCAAAGATCACGGACTTTGGCCTTGCAAAACTTCTGAATAGAGGCGGATCTAACAAAAATGTGTCAAGGATCCATGGAACTAGAGGTTATATAGCTCCTGAATGGGTTTCTAGACTACCAATAACAGCAAAGGTTGATGTCTACAGCTTCGGAGTGGTTCTCCTAGAACTACTGAAAGGGGCTCGTATTTCAGACTGGGGATCTGATGCTGACGAGGAAGTGGAAATGGCCCTTCAAAGGGTCATTAAGATGCTTGCGGATAATATTATGCTGGAGGGCAGCGAACAGTTATGGGTCGCTGACTTCATTGATTCCAGATTGAACAGCCAGTTTGATAACTTGCAAGCAATAATGATGGTAAAGTTGGCTGTTTCATGCGTACAAGAAGATAGTAGGAAAAGGCCCACCATGGAAAATGTTGTGCGGATGCTTCTTTCGGTTGATGAGGCCAAGGGCATAATTCAGCAGTATTCTACAAGCTAAAAGAAGAGTTTGACGTTTGACATTGTACGCGGCATCTATGCATATTCTTGGATCCAAAACAAGATATATATGATGTGTATCCATATAAATCAAGAACAGCATGAGCTGCTTGTATACAAATACTGAATTTCGTATTCGATCACACTATGCCAGGTTATGTAGTGCCATAATACTAATATCTGTGCAAAAGTGTATTGTAAgaaattatggtttatgtgaccatTTGTGATTTACCATCAATGCAAGATATGTTGACAGTGTGGCTTTTCCTTTCTGAAAATACATGTTCATGGGTGTTGCTGTATCAATATTCAGATTTATTGAATCTTAGGACAGCCTGTTTTGCACGAAATTTCATTGACATTTGTTTTGCTTGTATCCAGGAGGCAAGTTCAATCAATGAAGACAAATCATGGACCCTATGTACGTGTAAGTAACAATGCATAGTTCAGTCATGCCACTTCAAAAGGAAGTTCAGAGTCAGAACTTCATCGATGGCTATATACCTTAAGATGCCAATACCCTACTTGTCATTTCACAAAGGCAACAAGGAGTGGAGCGTGATGGGAGTAAGTACCcaaattaaaaaaacaaataaaTAGTATCAATGGTATTCACATATAGGGGTAAGTAATCTGCACCCAAAACATTTTAAGCTCTCAATCTGCAGAATGCCACATCGCAACCAATTTATAGTGCAATTTGGCTCAATCTGCAGTAACAGCCTAGTATGGCAATTCCCTAGGTCCAGAACACTACAAGCATACCCAAATAAATCTCCATTCAATCAGTAAACCTTACCTCTCTATGTCTCTCTATCGCAACAGAAGGTACCGTCAACTCTTCTACCAATGTAACTAGAGATGCAAATTGGTACCCAAATGAACTGTTTTTTCCAAAAGTGATGTGATTTTGAAATCTTAGTTTATTTGGTTGAGCTAAAGAGGGTTGGAGGATATGCTAAGGGTCACCAATTTGCAGCCTTAAATGGAACTAGTagacttttcatggatggtgatTGCTTTGCAATACTCACTGATGAATCTAGTTGATGTTTACCAAAAGGAAAAAGTGTGTAGCTAAGATGCCAATAGCCTACTTGTCATTTCATAAAGGCAACAAGGAGTGGATCGTGATGGGAGTAAGTATTGTACTCCAAATGAAAAATAAAGTATCAATGGGTTAATATGCACATAACGGCATAAGTAATCTGCACCCAGAGCATTTTTAGCCCTGAATCTGCTGCCCAGTGCATATGCCACTTCGGCACTTCGCCACCAATTTGTAACACAATTTAGCTGAATTCACAGTAACAGCCTAGCATGGCAATTACCTAGGTCCAGAACACTGCAAGCATGCCCAGATAAATCCCCATTAAATCAGTAAATCCTAGAAATGAAACTACAGATGCAAATCTCTGTATCTCTATCGCAACAGAAGGTATCATCAACTCTTCTACCAATGGAACTAGAGATGCAAGCACCCTCTATAGTTCAAACAAATGAACggtttttttttcttccaaaaatgttgagattttgaaattttgGTTCTGGTAGAGCTAAAGAGGGTTGGAGGGTACACTAAGGGTCACCGTTTTGCATCCATGAATGAAACTGGTAGACTTGTCATGGAAGATCTCGGTGGCGATTGCTTTGCAATACTCGCTCATGAATCTAGTTGATGTTTACCAAAAGCAACAGTTGTACTCAATTTTCTATAAGGATTTCCTAAGCACGAAACGGATTCATCATTCTTTTCAGATTTATTTGTCCACTGCTGATACAAGTTGGTGCCAGTTCATCCTCTAGCAATTAGTAAGCATTTTAGGCAAATAATTTTTAAAGAACGTGCTAAAAAAAGGAACATGGGGAGTCCAAGTCAGTAGAGTGTGAGAACAGCGTCTCTTTATTTTGTAGTTTTCCTAACTGTTATGTGGTGTTTTGTTGTCGGAGTACTTTGAGCTATTGAACATTTTGTCGATGCAGGTCTTTAATTTTACATTTTGGACGAATCGTTTAACACCGTACATTCACCCTTCGAGAAAATCTTCTTTTCATCACAGAGGGCTACACAGGAATAAATCCACGAAGTCAGGCAAAGCATGCTACCACTCACATAGCAAATTTTTTAATGCAGTAAACCGATCCCCAAGCTGAGGTGAACTTTGCATCAACCGATGTTACCCCCAAGAAGGGATTAGCGGAACTCACTAGGAAAGGTAGGAGTGCAGCACGGAGGGTGACCTATGGAGCGGAAGGGGAGCGCTGGTTCTGCGGGATCTGGCAGCGACCTCGCCGGCAGGGGGACACATGGAGGCGGAGGCGACGAGGGCGACGAGGGCGCTAGGGAGGAGGACCCAGTAATACCCATGCGATGGATTTTGTTCACACTTTTTGGGCTTCGTGGGCCGCGGAACACGGGGGAGCCCTGCGGGCGAAACAGCCGTAGGAGTCGCGCGCGCGCTACCGAGCATTTCCCCTGGATATGTACGTGTAAATTTTGCTCGTTTCAGACGAAACCAGCGAAGGGAAGCAAACCAACTAAATGGGCCTAGCCCAAGTTCATAACCCTTCAGCGAAATGAGGGTCGGTAGCGCGCGCGCCAGCGAGCAATTTCCGTATTACTGGGTGGGTACGACTTGTATGCGATCTGGGCATCACGTGCAATTAATTCTTTTTTTgaacaggttttttttttttgaacaggcacGTGCAACTAATGGGTCGAGTATACCAACTAGAGATACAAGCACATGGTGTGAAAAAGTACTAGAAAAGAACAAGCACAACAACGCAAGGCTTTGATTTGCTTGTAACCCATAGGTCCGAGTCTTCAACTAATCACTGGAGCCTTGACCTGAAACTTCAAGCACCGAGACGTCACTCCGAGAAGCAACACCAAATCAGACTAGCACCTCCAAACAGCTTGGATCGCAAACACCACCAGCAACGAGGGCATCTGCTAACTGCACCATTGAGAGAGCGAGATCCCCGATTCCAAGGGGGGGAGCATCATGACAACGCCTTCAGGAAGGTAAACGACGCTCGGGAGCGTCGTCGTTGCCGGCACAGAACAAGGTCATGCAGGGCTTTCGCGGATGCTTTAACACCCACTCCAAGCACCACCTATGGGCGTTGCCCTAGAAACCAAGATGGCCACCGGCTAGTGAAAAACAATGGTGCCCCTCATGACAAGGCACCACCTCAGACAACCTCCCTAGGCTCAAGAGCGGCCGCACAAACCGGGAAGGACAACATGTAGAAGAAGCGAGCTAGCTTGACGTAAGGCATCGCCAACCCGGAGTCCAAGGAGGAACACGAAAATGACGCTAGTCAAAAGGCAGTAGAAAATGCGCACAAGTAGCAGGCAATCAGCATCAGGATGGGCATCGTGGCCAAGTCTCCAAGGAGAGAAACGGCGTCCATGGACGTCGTCATGGCCGGCAGTAGCCGGAGCCTTGCGGTGCTTTCGTAAATGCAGCATCCTACATACCGACGTCCTTGCCAGCCAAAGCAGCGAAGAAGGGGCCAAATTGATCCTGCCACCACCATCTCCGCAGAGCGCCGACGGCCAGTTCTCCCCGGAGAACGCGGGATCTCGACGACCTCCCCAAAGGTCGCCATCTAGCTGGAGGGAAGCCCAGCTCACCTCCAAGCCACGGATTCCTGGCAAACCCTAGCTCCGAGCACTCGGCCCAGAGGGGATTCACACCTCCAGCTCCCCCTCGAGACGAGAGAGGAGAAAGGAATTCGCCGCAACAACGGACACCGTGAAATCCCCACCTACCACCGACGGATGCAGATCCCGCCCCACCCACCACAGCAGTCAAAAACCTAGCGCGCCGCCCAAGCCAACCCTCTCAAACTAGCCCCTGCTAGCGGCGCACGACATGGTGCGGGGTGGCCGGGATTCGACGCTGTaagaggaggcgaggaggagctcgacgtCGGCGGGGCGCGCGTGAGGCAGCAACCGTGGAGAGCGCGGAGAACCGCGGCGGGAGGTCCCCCCGTCGTAtgtcgcgcgggctttgccctacGGCGTCCTCCGGTGACAGGGAGGGGGTGGAGGGAGGGGatgagcggcggctagggttccggTTGCCTCCCGTATCGCCCTCATGAGAGCGACGCGGGggcctgatacgttgcaaacgtatctataatttttgatactccatgcttgttttacaccaatttatatatgtttttcttacacttcgttgcacttttatacattttccggcactaacctattaataagattccatagtgacagttccatgttttctgttgttttgtatttcagaaaagttgtacaggaaatattctcggaattggacgaaacaaaagccgaagtcaatattttactgtaacgaatacatagtccagaggggggacgagGAGGCTCCACAGGGCGGCTAggtcaccccatggcgcggccaagggtgggcccgcgccaagggatggtgtggccccctaggcggccaccgacctcgcccttccgcctatttattcatgatctcggaaaaaacctaaacaccgaaactccatccacgaaaagttatgtcgcggccgccatcgccgaccctagctcgggagggttctgaagctcttcccggcaccctgtcggagagggagatcatcaccggaggcctctacatcgccatgcccgcctccgaagtgatgcctgagtagttcatccctagactatgggtccatagtagtagctagatggttgtcttctccaatttatgcctcatgtttagatcttgtgagctacctatcatgatcaagatcatctttatgtaatgctacatgttgtgtttctttgggatctgatgaatatggaatactatgttgagatcgattatatatttttcatatgttatttgtgatcttgcatgctctccattgctagtagttgATGTGGCAAAGTAAATGCgtgtgactccaagatggagtatttatgctcgatagtaggttcatgcctctagttttctggaagagtgacaataacttctaagattgtagatgtgttgtttctactaggaagaaaacaacaatgttttatccaagggcaattctattgtttactttacacacattgcttaatgcgataatctgttgcttgcaacttaatactggaaggggttcggacgataaccggaagatggattatatgtcatagacgcagttggattacggtctatgtattatgttgtaatgcccaaatgaatctcgtagtaatcatcttgtcatgtatgttctttattctgtcaattgcacaGCTGTaatatgttatttatctttatggagagacacctctagtgaactgcggaccccggtcctttcttttatactgatacaatcatcttgttttgtttacttactgcaagaaatgttctctttaatttcactgcaaacaaacatttatttccacactatacatttaatcttttgtgttcagcaaaaccggtgagattgacaacctaactgtaagttggggcaaagtattttggttgtgttgtgtgcaggttccacgtt contains the following coding sequences:
- the LOC124683874 gene encoding putative receptor protein kinase ZmPK1, producing the protein MDAGCTSLLLLTSIHLLLRISALEFLLPGSSLSVEYSSDKLHSPDGTFTCGFNKISQNAFVFSIWFSNTAEKTVVWSANHLHPVYSWGSQVMLHRDGRMVVTDYNGQLVWENNVSSSSNAKQAQLLDTGNLIVKGQGDIILWQSFHSPTDTLLPNQNITAGTKLESTNRLLVPGHYSFHFDDEHLLTLFDDQKDISFIYWPNPYINIWRKQRNSFNTTTVGVLDSRGYFLGSDNLTFKATDWGLGVMRRLTLDYDGNLRLYSLNKPTGRWSVTWMAFQQTCFVRGLCGMNGICVYTPRPSCACAPGHEIIDPSDRSKGCKPKFNLSCDGQGQGVNFLKLPSTDFLGYDRKIELVSLHACKMICLTDCTCKGFSYWQGDGSCYPKSSLVGGVTNPVLPGSIYLKLPKKLQVSESSIPHSQPYGPRYGPNCSVSNKYFTTEFLDKRRNNHSGPQYLYFYGFLSAIFCMEVIFVALGCWFILRREGKQLTGVWPAEVGYEMITNHFRRYTYTELQKATRKFKDEIGRGAYGLVYKGVLKDKRAVAVKRLADINQGEEEFQHELSVIGRIYHMNLVRVWGFCSDGSHRILVLEYVENSSLDKALFSTEGSHILLEWNERFKIALGVAKGLAYLHHECLEWVIHCDLKPENILLDENLEPKITDFGLAKLLNRGGSNKNVSRIHGTRGYIAPEWVSRLPITAKVDVYSFGVVLLELLKGARISDWGSDADEEVEMALQRVIKMLADNIMLEGSEQLWVADFIDSRLNSQFDNLQAIMMVKLAVSCVQEDSRKRPTMENVVRMLLSVDEAKGIIQQYSTS